In Sphingopyxis sp. 113P3, one DNA window encodes the following:
- a CDS encoding M48 family metalloprotease — protein MRWPLLLTPVLVGMLAAPAGARSLSDIAAFATEEARFAAVSHRLVRAGAGWCPDLMPQPGWLLEDRRRFDDDELSAVAQVYDAPGDGPFIAAIAPGSVADRAGLVRGTVIAAINGHPVETPGDEATIRIDTVIVTLAALDPAEALTITDRAGRSYRIEAAPGCASAFRLERKGAQAAANGVLVRLRFDLAREITDEAELAAVVAHELAHNILRHRARLAAAPQGRSARLVRATELEADRLSVWLMNDAGYDPQAAVRFWRRHKRPLIRAATHPPRSERIAAIEAEIASLVAARAADPRARPPLAAAPPPLE, from the coding sequence ATGCGGTGGCCGCTCCTCCTTACGCCCGTGCTCGTCGGCATGCTCGCAGCCCCCGCCGGCGCGCGCAGCCTGTCCGACATCGCCGCCTTCGCAACCGAGGAAGCGCGGTTCGCGGCCGTATCCCATCGCCTGGTCCGCGCGGGCGCTGGCTGGTGCCCCGACCTCATGCCGCAGCCCGGCTGGCTGCTCGAGGACCGGCGGCGGTTCGATGACGATGAGTTGAGCGCGGTCGCGCAGGTCTATGACGCGCCGGGTGACGGGCCATTCATTGCCGCCATCGCGCCGGGCTCGGTCGCAGATCGTGCGGGTCTCGTGCGCGGAACAGTCATAGCGGCGATCAACGGCCACCCCGTCGAGACGCCGGGCGACGAGGCGACGATCCGTATCGACACGGTGATCGTTACGCTCGCAGCACTCGACCCGGCGGAAGCACTGACGATCACCGACCGGGCCGGACGCTCCTACCGGATCGAGGCCGCTCCGGGGTGCGCCAGCGCCTTCCGTCTCGAGCGCAAAGGCGCTCAGGCGGCTGCCAACGGCGTGCTGGTGCGCCTTCGGTTCGATCTCGCCCGCGAGATCACCGACGAGGCCGAGCTGGCGGCAGTGGTCGCGCACGAACTTGCCCACAACATATTGCGGCACCGCGCCCGGCTCGCCGCGGCGCCGCAGGGCCGTTCGGCCCGCCTCGTCCGTGCGACCGAACTCGAGGCCGACCGGCTGTCGGTTTGGCTGATGAACGATGCAGGCTATGACCCCCAGGCCGCGGTGCGTTTCTGGAGGCGGCACAAGCGGCCGCTGATCCGTGCCGCGACTCATCCGCCGCGCAGCGAGCGTATCGCCGCGATCGAGGCGGAAATAG